One Cohnella candidum genomic region harbors:
- a CDS encoding ABC transporter substrate-binding protein, translating into MSAAKAKRRSSRALAAVLLILLTSCGSAPIAKPAEPENETVILYLSSNKENEGSSKIIGELSAEYQASHPNVQYKFENVAESDLNQRVQLLAASNDLPVLFSYQSGKPLLDLINSDSALDLEQTFSALGIRDRLNPAAVELLKAYVDGRGLYALPLELNIEGFWYNKDIFAKYGLKEPETWEDMLNIAETLKREGIQPFSVAGKEKWPITRLINAYAIREFGADAMERVDKGTLKLTDPGFAKAAATVQDMGLRGYFGSRVNTIDMGTSVDMFLQGKAAMFYMGSWQLRAFNDPSQNKIGTDKIGFFSIPLVPGGKGTRDEYPVNAGLTTTFSQSAYGPEVGQWMQYVFERYGDRAMSELGMVTGFNVRTMPADVPPLTQMVQDKINHVKKGALWFEARFNTRAQLTAWNNAQLLVTNAAYTPEQYMKELQRELDEERQ; encoded by the coding sequence ATGAGCGCGGCCAAAGCCAAACGAAGATCCAGCCGGGCGCTGGCCGCCGTTCTCCTGATTTTGCTCACTTCCTGCGGCTCCGCGCCGATCGCGAAACCGGCCGAACCCGAGAACGAAACCGTCATTTTATATCTTTCTTCCAACAAGGAGAACGAGGGCAGCTCCAAAATCATCGGTGAGCTGTCCGCGGAATACCAAGCGTCCCATCCGAACGTCCAGTACAAATTCGAAAACGTCGCCGAAAGCGATTTGAACCAACGCGTGCAGCTGCTCGCCGCCAGCAACGACCTGCCGGTCCTGTTCAGCTATCAATCGGGAAAGCCGCTGCTGGACCTCATCAACAGCGATTCGGCGCTTGATCTGGAGCAGACTTTCTCGGCGCTCGGCATTCGGGACCGGTTGAATCCGGCCGCGGTCGAGCTGTTGAAAGCCTACGTCGACGGCAGAGGATTGTATGCGCTTCCCCTGGAGTTGAACATCGAGGGCTTTTGGTACAACAAGGACATTTTCGCGAAATACGGCCTGAAGGAACCCGAGACTTGGGAAGACATGCTGAATATCGCCGAAACGCTGAAGCGGGAGGGCATTCAGCCCTTCTCGGTGGCCGGCAAGGAAAAATGGCCGATCACGCGGCTGATCAATGCTTACGCCATTCGGGAATTCGGGGCCGACGCGATGGAGCGGGTCGACAAGGGCACGCTGAAGCTGACCGATCCCGGATTCGCGAAGGCGGCCGCTACCGTGCAGGATATGGGGCTGAGAGGATACTTCGGTTCGCGGGTGAACACGATCGATATGGGGACCTCCGTGGACATGTTCCTGCAGGGTAAAGCCGCGATGTTCTACATGGGAAGCTGGCAACTGCGCGCTTTTAACGACCCTTCCCAAAATAAGATCGGGACGGATAAAATCGGATTTTTCAGCATTCCGCTCGTGCCCGGGGGCAAGGGGACCCGGGATGAGTACCCGGTCAATGCCGGACTCACCACGACGTTCTCGCAGTCGGCTTACGGTCCGGAAGTGGGGCAGTGGATGCAATATGTTTTCGAGCGTTACGGAGACCGCGCGATGAGCGAGCTCGGCATGGTAACGGGCTTCAACGTGCGGACGATGCCCGCGGACGTGCCGCCGCTCACGCAGATGGTGCAGGACAAGATCAACCACGTGAAGAAAGGCGCTTTATGGTTTGAAGCGAGGTTCAACACGCGGGCCCAGCTTACGGCTTGGAACAATGCGCAGCTGCTCGTGACCAATGCCGCCTACACACCCGAGCAATACATGAAGGAACTGCAGCGGGAACTGGATGAGGAACGGCAGTGA